In Neorhizobium galegae, the following proteins share a genomic window:
- a CDS encoding Tim44/TimA family putative adaptor protein translates to MGSNDFITLFFLVAAVLIFLQLRSVLGRRTGSEKPPFDPYSPRDVAKNPGGDDSKVVTLPRRDAAEDEQRYADVDALAKPDTPLNAALRELVKSDPSFRPREFLNGARMAYEMIVMAFADGDRKTLKGLLSKEVFDGFDTAITDRESRGEVVKSTFVGIDKSDITHAAVKDAEEQITVRIVSQLISATYDKAGALIDGDQETVAEVTDIWTFARDIHSRDPNWRLVATESEQ, encoded by the coding sequence ATGGGCTCCAACGACTTTATAACACTCTTTTTCCTTGTCGCAGCGGTTCTGATCTTCCTGCAACTGCGCAGTGTGCTCGGACGCCGGACGGGAAGCGAGAAGCCGCCGTTCGATCCTTACAGCCCCCGCGACGTCGCGAAAAATCCGGGTGGCGACGACAGCAAGGTCGTGACCCTGCCGCGCCGGGATGCCGCGGAGGACGAGCAGCGTTATGCGGATGTCGACGCTCTCGCCAAGCCGGATACGCCTCTCAACGCCGCGCTGCGAGAATTGGTCAAGTCCGATCCTTCCTTCCGCCCCCGCGAGTTCCTGAACGGTGCCCGCATGGCCTACGAGATGATCGTCATGGCTTTCGCCGACGGCGACCGGAAGACGCTGAAGGGCCTTCTCTCGAAAGAGGTTTTCGACGGTTTCGACACGGCGATCACCGACCGGGAATCCCGCGGCGAAGTGGTGAAGTCGACATTCGTCGGCATCGACAAGTCGGATATCACCCATGCAGCCGTCAAGGATGCGGAGGAACAGATTACCGTCCGGATTGTCAGCCAGCTCATTTCCGCCACCTATGACAAGGCCGGCGCGCTGATCGACGGCGACCAGGAAACCGTTGCCGAAGTCACCGACATCTGGACCTTCGCCCGCGACATTCACTCCCGCGATCCGAACTGGAGATTGGTCGCCACCGAATCCGAACAATGA
- a CDS encoding murein transglycosylase A encodes MTLSSADYTLRPVSFPDLAGWGDDDPTALFAGMRASLEHIRKVKPYRTGSLGLTAEELATFIEAARDIPGGPVSARAFFETHCTPFLIARNDGRRGFVTAFYEPEIEVSETRDTVWAHPFYYRPDDLIDLDDSNRSAGLDSGYMFGRQTVGGIVPYPDRGEIDRGFLEGRGLEIAYAKSKVDVFFIHVQGAATLRYPDGSIRRITYAAKAGHPFSPIGKLLIDRGEIDPAKISMQSIRAWLARNPAKVDEVLWHNRSYIFFREADVSDPSLGPVAAAKVPLIPGRSLAVDRQIHTFGFPFFIRSETLTHMDNGKPFARLMLALDTGSAIVGPARGDIFTGSGFEAGELAGTVRNDADFYILIPKAASVRYGG; translated from the coding sequence ATGACCTTGAGCTCTGCGGATTATACTCTTCGGCCGGTATCCTTCCCCGATCTTGCGGGGTGGGGCGATGATGATCCGACTGCGCTGTTTGCCGGCATGCGCGCGTCGCTGGAGCATATCCGCAAGGTCAAGCCGTACCGCACCGGCTCCCTTGGCCTGACGGCCGAGGAACTCGCCACCTTCATCGAAGCCGCCCGGGACATCCCGGGCGGTCCCGTTTCTGCCCGGGCCTTTTTCGAGACCCATTGCACCCCCTTCCTGATCGCCCGCAACGACGGCCGGCGCGGTTTCGTCACCGCTTTCTACGAGCCGGAGATCGAGGTCTCGGAAACGAGAGATACGGTGTGGGCGCATCCTTTCTACTATCGTCCAGACGATCTCATTGATCTCGACGACAGTAACCGTTCAGCGGGATTGGACTCCGGCTACATGTTTGGCCGGCAGACGGTGGGCGGAATCGTGCCCTACCCGGATCGCGGCGAGATCGACCGTGGTTTTCTCGAGGGCCGGGGCTTGGAGATCGCTTATGCGAAATCCAAGGTCGATGTCTTCTTCATCCATGTCCAGGGTGCTGCAACGCTGAGATATCCGGACGGCAGCATCCGCCGGATCACCTATGCCGCCAAGGCGGGTCATCCGTTCTCGCCCATCGGCAAGCTGCTGATAGACCGCGGCGAGATCGACCCCGCGAAGATTTCCATGCAGAGCATCCGCGCATGGCTGGCTAGGAATCCGGCTAAGGTTGACGAGGTGCTCTGGCATAATCGTTCCTATATCTTCTTCAGGGAAGCGGATGTCTCTGATCCGTCGCTCGGGCCGGTGGCTGCCGCCAAGGTGCCGCTGATCCCGGGGCGCTCGCTCGCGGTCGATCGCCAGATCCACACATTCGGTTTCCCCTTTTTCATCCGGTCCGAAACGCTGACCCATATGGATAACGGAAAACCCTTCGCGCGGCTGATGCTGGCGCTCGACACCGGCTCGGCGATCGTCGGCCCGGCGCGCGGCGACATTTTTACCGGTTCCGGCTTCGAGGCGGGCGAGCTTGCTGGAACCGTACGCAACGACGCGGACTTCTATATCCTCATCCCCAAGGCAGCGTCTGTCAGGTACGGCGGATGA
- a CDS encoding Smr/MutS family protein gives MKGGRKLDPEERILWGRVAKSARALPGRMKEILQFEEAEAAKIAAEEAVVEAKKPKPAPRQESYAVELPATVPARRPVGSHQPLEKPVKKKLAKGRLPIDARLDLHGLFQGEAHDLLLDFLLRAHERGLRHVLVITGKGSSMGSEGALRRAVPLWFSKAEFRFLISSYEWAARHHGGEGAMYVRLSRGRGDRE, from the coding sequence ATGAAGGGCGGTCGCAAACTTGATCCGGAAGAGCGGATATTGTGGGGAAGGGTCGCGAAGTCAGCCCGCGCCTTGCCGGGCCGCATGAAGGAGATTTTGCAATTCGAGGAAGCGGAGGCCGCAAAGATCGCCGCGGAGGAAGCGGTCGTCGAAGCGAAAAAACCGAAACCCGCGCCGCGACAGGAGAGTTATGCGGTCGAACTTCCGGCCACCGTTCCGGCCAGGCGTCCGGTGGGTTCTCATCAGCCGCTCGAAAAGCCCGTCAAAAAAAAGCTCGCCAAGGGCCGGCTGCCGATCGATGCTCGGCTCGATCTGCACGGACTATTCCAGGGCGAGGCCCACGACCTGCTTCTCGACTTTCTGCTGAGAGCCCATGAACGTGGCCTTCGCCATGTGCTGGTGATTACCGGCAAGGGCAGCTCGATGGGCAGCGAAGGCGCGCTGCGGCGTGCCGTGCCTCTTTGGTTTTCGAAAGCCGAGTTCCGGTTTCTGATCTCGTCCTATGAATGGGCGGCGCGCCATCACGGCGGGGAGGGCGCCATGTATGTGCGGCTTTCGCGCGGCCGCGGAGATCGGGAATGA
- a CDS encoding helix-turn-helix domain-containing protein → MTPFGHALRELRRRKGITQRELAEAIGVTPAYLSALEHGKRGRPTFELLQRIAGYFNVIWDEAEELFRLAEASHPKVVLDTAGLPPSYTGFANRLAQRIRSLPPDVIEEMDTLLKKAEMRG, encoded by the coding sequence ATGACCCCCTTTGGCCATGCACTGAGAGAGCTGCGCCGCCGTAAGGGTATCACCCAGCGCGAGCTTGCCGAGGCGATCGGCGTCACGCCTGCCTATCTTTCCGCCCTGGAGCATGGAAAGCGCGGCCGGCCGACCTTCGAACTGCTGCAGCGGATCGCCGGTTATTTCAACGTCATCTGGGACGAGGCGGAAGAACTTTTCCGCCTTGCCGAAGCGTCGCATCCGAAAGTCGTGCTCGATACCGCGGGTCTGCCGCCATCATACACCGGCTTTGCCAACCGGCTGGCGCAGCGGATTCGCTCTTTACCGCCCGACGTGATAGAGGAAATGGACACGCTCCTCAAAAAAGCCGAGATGCGAGGCTGA
- the gyrB gene encoding DNA topoisomerase (ATP-hydrolyzing) subunit B yields MTDTPVSDNGASAEYGADSIKVLKGLDAVRKRPGMYIGDTDDGSGLHHMVYEVVDNAIDEALAGHADLVTVTLNADGSITVTDNGRGIPTDIHTGEGVSAAEVIMTQLHAGGKFDQNSYKVSGGLHGVGVSVVNALSVWLKLRIRRNGKLHEISFTHGVADGPLKVIGEYEGRSGTEVTFLASSDTFTMTEYDYGTLEHRLRELAFLNSGVRIRLTDKRKPDVKEEEMLYDGGLEAFVRYLDRSKKPLVEKPVSIKGEKDGMTVEVAMWWNDSYHENMLCFTNNIPQRDGGTHMAGFRGALTRQVTSYADSSGITKKEKVTLQGEDCREGLTAVLSVKVPDPKFSSQTKDKLVSSEVRPVVESLMNEALSTWFEEHPTEAKILVGKVVEAAVAREAARKARELTRRKGVLDIASLPGKLADCSERDPAKSELFLVEGDSAGGSAKQGRSRENQAILPLRGKILNVERARFDKMLGSQEIGTLITALGTSIGKDEFNADKLRYHKIIIMTDADVDGAHIRTLLLTFFFRQMPELIERGHIYIAQPPLYKVSRGKSIQYLKNEVALEEYLITMGLEEATLTLGSGEVRAGQDMREVIQDALRLRALVEGLHSRYSRSIIEQAAIAGALNPELTDNRERALETAAEVARRLDMIAEETERGWAGHVTDEGGLRFERMVRGVKEVAAVDVALIGSADARHIDQMTTRLQEIYRTPPVLTRKEGQQEMSGPRALLESIFATGRKGLSMQRYKGLGEMNAEQLWETTLDPNVRSLLQVRVNDATDADGLFSRLMGDEVEPRREFIQENALSVANLDI; encoded by the coding sequence ATGACCGATACACCCGTCAGCGATAATGGCGCGAGTGCCGAATATGGTGCCGACTCGATCAAGGTTCTGAAGGGCCTCGATGCAGTGCGCAAGCGGCCCGGCATGTATATCGGCGATACGGACGACGGCTCCGGCCTGCATCACATGGTCTACGAAGTCGTGGACAACGCGATCGACGAGGCGCTGGCCGGCCATGCCGACCTTGTGACCGTGACCCTTAATGCCGACGGTTCGATCACCGTTACGGACAACGGACGCGGCATCCCGACCGACATTCACACCGGCGAAGGCGTATCCGCCGCCGAAGTGATCATGACCCAGCTCCACGCGGGTGGTAAATTCGACCAGAATTCCTACAAGGTCTCGGGCGGTCTGCATGGCGTCGGCGTCTCCGTCGTCAACGCGCTGTCCGTCTGGCTGAAACTGCGCATCCGCCGCAACGGCAAGCTCCACGAGATCTCCTTTACCCACGGCGTTGCTGACGGCCCGCTCAAGGTCATCGGCGAATACGAAGGCCGTTCCGGAACCGAGGTCACCTTCCTCGCCAGCTCCGACACCTTCACGATGACCGAATATGACTACGGCACGCTCGAGCATCGTCTGCGCGAACTGGCTTTCCTGAATTCCGGTGTCAGAATCCGGCTAACGGACAAGCGCAAGCCGGATGTCAAGGAAGAAGAGATGCTGTATGACGGCGGCCTCGAAGCCTTCGTCCGTTATCTCGATCGCTCCAAGAAGCCGCTGGTCGAAAAGCCCGTCAGCATCAAGGGCGAAAAGGACGGCATGACCGTCGAAGTGGCCATGTGGTGGAACGACAGCTACCACGAAAACATGCTCTGCTTCACCAACAACATTCCCCAGCGCGATGGCGGCACCCATATGGCCGGCTTCCGCGGCGCCCTGACGCGCCAGGTGACGTCCTATGCGGATAGTTCCGGCATCACCAAGAAGGAAAAGGTTACGCTACAGGGCGAAGACTGCCGCGAAGGCCTGACCGCGGTGCTTTCCGTCAAGGTGCCCGACCCCAAGTTTTCATCGCAGACCAAGGATAAGCTTGTTTCTTCGGAAGTTCGGCCTGTGGTCGAAAGCCTGATGAACGAAGCGCTAAGCACCTGGTTCGAGGAACATCCGACCGAAGCGAAGATCCTCGTCGGCAAGGTGGTAGAAGCAGCCGTCGCCCGCGAAGCCGCCCGCAAGGCCCGCGAACTGACCCGCCGCAAGGGCGTGCTCGACATCGCCTCGCTGCCCGGCAAGCTCGCCGACTGCTCCGAGCGCGATCCGGCCAAATCCGAACTCTTCCTCGTCGAAGGTGACTCCGCTGGCGGTTCCGCCAAGCAGGGCCGTTCGCGTGAGAACCAGGCGATCCTCCCGCTCCGCGGCAAGATTCTCAACGTCGAACGTGCCCGTTTCGACAAGATGCTCGGAAGCCAGGAAATCGGCACGCTGATCACGGCGCTCGGCACATCGATCGGCAAGGACGAGTTCAACGCCGACAAGCTGCGTTACCACAAGATCATCATCATGACGGACGCTGACGTCGACGGCGCCCATATCCGCACCTTGCTTCTGACCTTCTTCTTCCGCCAGATGCCGGAACTGATCGAGCGCGGCCATATCTATATCGCCCAGCCGCCGCTCTATAAGGTCAGCCGCGGCAAGTCCATTCAGTACCTGAAGAACGAAGTCGCCCTGGAAGAATACCTCATTACTATGGGCCTCGAGGAAGCGACCCTGACGCTCGGCTCCGGTGAAGTCCGTGCCGGCCAGGATATGCGCGAAGTCATCCAGGATGCGCTGCGTCTGCGCGCCCTGGTCGAGGGCCTGCATTCCCGCTACAGCCGCTCGATCATCGAACAGGCCGCGATCGCCGGCGCACTCAATCCGGAACTCACGGACAACCGCGAGCGGGCTCTGGAGACCGCCGCCGAAGTCGCCCGCCGCCTGGATATGATCGCAGAGGAGACCGAACGCGGCTGGGCCGGCCATGTGACGGACGAGGGCGGCCTGCGGTTTGAGCGCATGGTGCGCGGCGTCAAGGAAGTCGCGGCCGTGGACGTGGCGCTGATCGGTTCGGCCGATGCCCGCCATATCGACCAGATGACCACGCGCCTGCAGGAAATCTACCGCACGCCGCCGGTCCTCACGCGCAAGGAGGGCCAGCAGGAAATGTCCGGCCCCCGCGCGCTGCTGGAATCGATCTTCGCGACAGGCCGCAAGGGCCTCTCCATGCAGCGCTACAAGGGCCTCGGCGAGATGAATGCCGAGCAGCTCTGGGAAACGACGCTCGATCCGAACGTCCGCTCGCTGCTGCAGGTCAGGGTCAACGATGCGACCGACGCCGACGGTCTCTTCTCGCGCCTGATGGGCGACGAGGTCGAGCCGCGCCGCGAATTCATCCAGGAAAACGCGCTGAGCGTCGCCAACCTCGACATCTGA
- a CDS encoding nitroreductase family protein, translating into MTSSNTRDSEFPIDTFFLDRWSPRAFTEETIDQATMLTILDAAHWAPSSGNNQPWRFIYALRGTPSFPVLLDILVPGNQRWAQNAAALMIVVSKTYRVTSNGEHRPAYTHSYDTGAAWFSVISQAMKLGYHAHGMEGLDKEKAVKVLGIPEGYRVEAAAAIGRMADRTTLPDDLAEREFPSKRKPVSEIAFEGKFSGEP; encoded by the coding sequence ATGACCAGCAGCAACACCCGCGATTCGGAATTTCCGATCGATACCTTCTTCCTCGACCGCTGGTCGCCGCGGGCGTTTACCGAGGAAACGATCGATCAGGCGACCATGCTGACGATCCTCGATGCGGCCCATTGGGCGCCCTCCTCCGGCAATAACCAGCCCTGGCGCTTTATCTATGCGCTGCGCGGAACGCCTTCTTTTCCGGTGCTCCTCGACATTCTCGTGCCTGGCAACCAGCGCTGGGCCCAGAACGCGGCGGCGCTGATGATCGTCGTGTCGAAGACATATCGGGTTACCAGCAATGGCGAACACCGGCCCGCCTACACCCATTCCTACGATACGGGTGCTGCCTGGTTCTCGGTCATCTCACAGGCAATGAAGCTCGGTTACCATGCCCACGGCATGGAGGGTCTCGACAAGGAAAAGGCCGTCAAGGTTCTGGGAATTCCGGAAGGTTACCGGGTCGAGGCAGCGGCTGCGATCGGCCGGATGGCCGACAGAACCACCCTGCCCGACGATCTTGCCGAGCGGGAATTCCCGAGCAAGCGCAAGCCGGTTTCCGAGATCGCCTTCGAAGGGAAATTCAGCGGCGAGCCCTGA
- a CDS encoding fumarylacetoacetate hydrolase family protein has protein sequence MKLMRIGEPGHETPALFDNKGKIRDLSGHVADIAGPAISPEGLARIAALDPESLAELQPTRIGACVAGTGKFICIGLNYSDHAAETGATVPPEPIIFMKATSAIVGPNDDVVIPRGSEKTDWEVELGVVIGKTAKYVSEADAMDYVAGYCLTNDVSERAFQSERSGQWTKGKSCDTFGPIGPWLVTKDEIADPQNLGMWLTVNGERMQNGSTKTMVYGVRYLVSYLSQFMSLHPGDIISTGTPPGVGLGMKPQRFLKPGEVVELGIDGLGTQRQTFAADI, from the coding sequence TTGAAACTGATGCGCATTGGTGAGCCGGGCCATGAAACGCCGGCACTTTTTGACAACAAGGGCAAGATTCGCGATCTGTCCGGTCATGTCGCCGATATTGCCGGGCCCGCCATTTCCCCGGAAGGCCTTGCCAGGATCGCCGCTCTCGATCCGGAAAGCTTAGCTGAATTGCAGCCGACCCGCATCGGCGCTTGCGTCGCCGGCACCGGAAAGTTCATCTGCATCGGCCTCAACTATTCCGACCACGCGGCCGAAACCGGGGCGACCGTACCTCCGGAGCCGATCATCTTCATGAAGGCGACCTCCGCCATCGTCGGCCCGAACGACGACGTGGTCATCCCGCGTGGTTCTGAGAAGACCGACTGGGAAGTCGAGCTCGGGGTGGTCATCGGCAAGACCGCGAAATATGTCTCGGAAGCCGATGCGATGGACTATGTCGCCGGCTACTGCCTGACCAACGACGTCTCCGAGCGCGCCTTCCAGAGCGAACGCTCCGGCCAGTGGACCAAGGGCAAGTCCTGCGACACCTTCGGTCCGATCGGACCCTGGCTCGTCACCAAGGATGAAATCGCCGACCCGCAGAACCTCGGCATGTGGCTCACGGTCAACGGCGAGAGGATGCAGAACGGTTCCACCAAGACGATGGTCTACGGCGTCCGTTATCTCGTCTCCTACCTCAGCCAGTTCATGTCGCTGCATCCGGGCGACATCATCTCCACCGGCACGCCTCCGGGCGTCGGCCTCGGCATGAAACCGCAGCGTTTCCTGAAACCCGGCGAAGTCGTCGAGCTCGGCATCGATGGCCTCGGCACCCAGCGGCAGACCTTCGCAGCCGACATCTAA
- a CDS encoding polyhydroxyalkanoate depolymerase, producing the protein MFYQLYEMNHAAMAPVRAAADAMHFFYSNPLNPFSHTTMGRTLSAGLQVFERVTRRYGKPAFDLPFTIVEGETVAVTEEIVWNKPFCNLLHFRRDLPAGRAPDQKILIVAPMSGHYATLLRGTVEALLPSADVYITDWIDARMVPITDGRFDLDDYIDYIIEMLHAIGPGAHVIGVCQPSVPVLAAVAVMESQRDSMLPASMILMGGPIDTRINPTAVNKLAEEHPIEWFRDNVIMNVPWPHSGFMRRVYPGFLQLSGFMSMNLDRHVSAHKEFFQHLVKNDGESAEKHREFYDEYLAVMDLTEEFYLQTVDTVFIKHSLPKGEMMHRNVPVDTGLIRQVALLTIEGENDDISGLGQTNAAQTICPNIPDEMRMHYMQPDVGHYGVFNGSRFRREIAPRIVAFTQKHAKPAAKKTPVKRVIKGGKAG; encoded by the coding sequence ATGTTCTATCAGCTCTACGAGATGAACCACGCCGCGATGGCTCCCGTTCGCGCCGCCGCGGATGCCATGCACTTCTTCTATTCCAACCCGCTCAATCCGTTTTCCCATACGACGATGGGCCGGACGCTGTCCGCCGGCCTTCAAGTCTTCGAGCGCGTGACGCGCCGATACGGCAAGCCGGCCTTCGATCTCCCCTTCACGATCGTCGAAGGCGAGACCGTCGCGGTAACCGAAGAGATCGTCTGGAACAAGCCGTTCTGCAATCTCCTGCATTTCCGCCGCGATCTGCCGGCCGGCCGTGCCCCTGACCAGAAGATCCTGATCGTCGCGCCGATGTCCGGTCATTATGCGACCCTGTTGCGCGGCACCGTGGAAGCGCTGCTGCCAAGCGCCGATGTCTACATCACGGACTGGATCGACGCCCGCATGGTGCCGATCACCGACGGCCGCTTCGACCTCGACGACTATATCGACTACATCATCGAGATGCTGCATGCGATCGGGCCTGGCGCCCATGTCATCGGTGTCTGCCAGCCTTCCGTCCCCGTGCTTGCTGCCGTGGCGGTGATGGAATCGCAGCGCGATTCGATGCTCCCGGCTTCGATGATCCTGATGGGCGGCCCGATCGATACCCGCATCAACCCGACCGCCGTCAACAAGCTTGCGGAAGAGCATCCGATCGAGTGGTTCCGCGACAACGTCATCATGAACGTGCCGTGGCCGCATTCCGGTTTCATGCGCCGCGTCTATCCGGGGTTCTTGCAATTGTCCGGTTTCATGTCGATGAACCTCGACCGGCACGTGAGCGCCCACAAGGAATTCTTCCAGCACCTCGTCAAGAACGACGGCGAGTCCGCCGAGAAGCATCGCGAGTTCTACGACGAATATCTGGCGGTCATGGACCTCACCGAGGAGTTCTACCTCCAGACCGTCGACACGGTCTTCATCAAGCATTCGCTGCCGAAGGGCGAAATGATGCACCGGAACGTTCCGGTCGATACCGGGCTCATCCGTCAGGTTGCGCTTCTGACCATCGAAGGCGAGAACGACGATATTTCCGGGCTCGGCCAGACCAATGCGGCGCAGACGATCTGCCCGAACATTCCCGATGAGATGCGCATGCACTACATGCAGCCGGATGTAGGCCATTACGGCGTGTTCAACGGCTCGCGTTTCCGTCGGGAGATCGCCCCGCGGATCGTCGCCTTCACCCAGAAACATGCCAAGCCTGCGGCCAAGAAGACTCCGGTCAAGCGAGTGATAAAGGGCGGCAAGGCCGGCTAA
- a CDS encoding DUF2852 domain-containing protein, translating into MNQSALIRPDWTPATIALMVLGFVVFWPLGLAMLAYILFGDRLRGFKRDANDRADRMFAGCRRAKSRYNTHFTTGNVAFDDWRKTEIDRIEEERRKLDEMREEFDNYVRELRRAKDQDEFDRFMRERQNRSSGQNPVVDL; encoded by the coding sequence ATGAACCAGTCAGCATTGATTCGTCCGGATTGGACGCCGGCCACCATCGCTCTCATGGTGCTCGGTTTCGTCGTTTTCTGGCCTCTCGGCCTTGCCATGCTCGCCTATATTCTCTTCGGGGACAGGCTCCGCGGCTTCAAGCGCGATGCCAACGACCGCGCCGATCGTATGTTCGCCGGCTGCCGTCGGGCGAAGTCCCGTTACAACACGCATTTCACCACCGGCAACGTCGCCTTCGACGATTGGCGCAAGACCGAGATCGACCGGATCGAAGAAGAGCGCCGCAAGCTGGACGAAATGCGCGAAGAGTTCGACAACTATGTGCGTGAGCTTCGCCGAGCCAAGGACCAGGACGAGTTCGATCGCTTCATGCGCGAGCGGCAGAACCGCTCTTCCGGCCAGAACCCGGTTGTCGATCTCTGA
- a CDS encoding M48 family metallopeptidase produces the protein MFALLKKPVRSKPKPLETVKRTLDVGDRAMPLTIRENRRATRITLRIEPGGRALNLTVPAGLLKREIDDFLDRHQGWLLTKLAKFSADNAIRPGGRIAFRGVPHRIEHTGTLRGLTEAVLIDGEPVLRVSGLEEHMGRRLSAFFKKEARKDLEVLVARHAAAIRKPIKSVSMKDTRSRWGSCSWDGNLSFSWRIVMAPPLIIDYLAAHEVAHLKEMNHGPKFWALCRELCPRMEEARKWLKQHGSQLHAIDFE, from the coding sequence ATGTTCGCGCTTCTGAAAAAGCCAGTCCGCTCCAAACCGAAACCGCTCGAAACGGTGAAGCGGACCCTTGATGTCGGCGATCGGGCGATGCCGCTGACGATCAGGGAGAACCGCCGTGCCACCCGTATCACGCTCCGGATCGAACCCGGCGGCCGCGCGCTCAATCTCACCGTGCCGGCGGGCCTGCTGAAGCGCGAGATCGATGATTTCCTCGACCGCCATCAGGGCTGGCTGCTGACCAAGTTGGCGAAATTCTCGGCGGACAATGCGATTCGCCCCGGCGGCCGCATCGCCTTTCGCGGCGTGCCTCACCGGATCGAACATACCGGCACGCTGCGCGGCCTCACCGAGGCGGTGCTGATCGACGGCGAACCGGTACTGAGGGTCAGCGGCCTCGAGGAGCACATGGGCCGCCGGCTCTCCGCCTTCTTCAAGAAGGAGGCGCGCAAGGATCTCGAAGTGCTGGTCGCCCGCCACGCCGCCGCCATCCGCAAGCCGATCAAGTCTGTCTCCATGAAGGACACCCGCAGCCGCTGGGGATCCTGCTCCTGGGACGGAAACCTCAGCTTCTCCTGGCGCATCGTCATGGCCCCGCCTCTGATCATCGACTATCTCGCCGCCCATGAAGTGGCGCACCTGAAGGAGATGAACCACGGCCCGAAATTCTGGGCCTTGTGCAGAGAGCTCTGCCCGCGCATGGAGGAAGCGCGCAAATGGCTGAAACAGCACGGCTCGCAGCTGCACGCGATCGATTTCGAGTGA
- a CDS encoding phosphoribosylanthranilate isomerase, producing the protein MKPDIKICGLKTPEAVDRAVARGASHIGFIFFAKSPRYVEPDLAGDLADRVRGRVKLVAVTVDADDEELDDIVSMVRPDILQLHGNESPERVLQVKTLFGLPVMKVFSVKEAGDLDRIDPYIGVADRFLFDAKAPAGSELPGGNGISFDWSLMASLDEGVDYMLSGGLNKDNAVLALKSTRASGIDLSSGVESAPGIKDLGMIDAFFDAVADAGRKGA; encoded by the coding sequence ATGAAACCTGATATCAAGATCTGCGGGTTGAAGACCCCCGAGGCTGTCGATCGCGCCGTGGCGCGGGGGGCCTCGCATATCGGCTTCATCTTTTTCGCCAAGAGCCCGCGTTATGTCGAGCCCGACCTTGCCGGTGACCTCGCCGATCGAGTCCGCGGACGGGTGAAGCTCGTCGCGGTGACGGTCGATGCCGATGACGAGGAGCTGGACGACATCGTATCCATGGTGCGGCCCGACATCCTGCAGCTGCATGGCAACGAGAGCCCGGAACGGGTTCTGCAGGTGAAAACGCTCTTCGGTCTGCCGGTCATGAAGGTTTTCTCGGTGAAGGAAGCTGGCGATCTTGACCGGATTGATCCGTATATCGGCGTAGCCGACCGCTTTCTTTTCGATGCCAAAGCGCCTGCCGGATCCGAATTGCCGGGCGGCAACGGCATTTCCTTTGACTGGAGCCTGATGGCTTCCCTTGACGAGGGCGTGGATTACATGCTTTCGGGAGGATTGAACAAGGATAATGCCGTTCTCGCCCTCAAATCGACGCGGGCAAGCGGTATCGACCTATCGTCTGGCGTGGAAAGCGCGCCGGGTATCAAGGACCTTGGAATGATCGATGCGTTTTTCGATGCCGTCGCAGATGCGGGTCGGAAGGGCGCGTGA